In Neovison vison isolate M4711 chromosome 11, ASM_NN_V1, whole genome shotgun sequence, one genomic interval encodes:
- the LOC122889671 gene encoding 60S ribosomal protein L37a-like gives MARRTKKVGVIGKYRTHYGASLRKMAKRSEISQQAKYTCSFCGETKTKRGAVGIRLCGSCMETIAGGPWTRNTTSALTVNSAIRVLKKLKDHKSSTI, from the coding sequence ATGGCTCGACGTACCAAGAAGGTTGGAGTCATAGGTAAATACAGAACCCATTACGGTGCTTCCCTCAGGAAAATGGCAAAGaggagtgaaataagccagcaaGCCAAATACACTTGCTCCTTCTGTGGCGAAACCAAGACAAAAAGAGGAGCTGTGGGGATCCGGCTCTGTGGCTCCTGCATGGAAACCATTGCTGGTGGCCCCTGGACCCGCAACACCACTTCTGCCCTCACAGTAAACTCTGCCATCAGAGTACTGAAGAAGTTGAAAGACCACAAAAGCTCCACCATTTGA